Proteins encoded together in one Kutzneria kofuensis window:
- the mycP gene encoding type VII secretion-associated serine protease mycosin gives MSRWSRAAPVLGAVAFLVVAPPQAFADSVPNLPSGDKCLPPPVASAGTVPWAQQLLAPQRVWPLTRGAGVTVAVVDTGVDGSAPQLAGRVLPGRDVHNPGNHRADNDCFGHGTFVAGIIAAAPAAGTMFAGVAPDATVLPIRVIENASDTSADTLATGIRAAVDAGARVINVSASTQAPDPNIDAAVAYAASRDVLIIASAGNDAQQGNPTPYPASNPSVLAVGAIDQTGKRASFSQTGGYMGLTAPGVDVCSLGPGGPGQWQASGTSYAAPFVSGVAALVRAYHPTLTAPQVLHRLEATADRPPANAPDPGFGWGTVNPLAAVTAILPEEGPLGAVAAAAPPPAPAPRPIVPDEITGLLVTLSVLGTALVAAAVCLAVRLVPSGMRRRWRPARRVAVVSTEEF, from the coding sequence GTGAGCCGCTGGTCGCGCGCGGCGCCCGTGCTCGGCGCGGTGGCGTTCCTGGTGGTCGCGCCGCCGCAGGCGTTCGCGGACTCGGTGCCGAACCTGCCGTCCGGCGACAAGTGCCTGCCGCCGCCGGTGGCGAGTGCCGGCACCGTGCCCTGGGCCCAGCAGTTGCTTGCGCCACAACGGGTGTGGCCGCTCACCCGTGGCGCCGGAGTGACCGTGGCGGTGGTGGACACCGGCGTGGACGGCTCCGCCCCCCAACTGGCCGGGCGGGTGCTGCCGGGACGCGACGTGCACAACCCGGGCAACCACCGCGCCGACAACGACTGTTTCGGCCACGGCACCTTCGTCGCGGGCATCATCGCCGCGGCGCCCGCTGCCGGCACGATGTTCGCCGGGGTTGCTCCCGATGCGACCGTCCTGCCGATCCGGGTGATCGAGAACGCCAGCGACACCTCGGCCGACACGCTGGCCACCGGCATCCGCGCCGCGGTCGACGCCGGCGCGCGCGTCATCAACGTGTCGGCCAGCACCCAGGCCCCCGACCCGAACATCGATGCCGCGGTGGCCTATGCGGCTTCGCGGGACGTGCTGATCATCGCTTCAGCCGGCAACGACGCGCAGCAGGGCAACCCCACTCCCTACCCGGCCTCGAACCCGTCGGTACTCGCGGTCGGGGCGATCGACCAGACGGGCAAGCGCGCCTCCTTCTCCCAGACCGGCGGCTACATGGGGTTGACCGCGCCCGGGGTCGACGTGTGCAGCTTGGGGCCCGGCGGACCGGGGCAGTGGCAGGCCAGCGGAACCAGCTACGCGGCGCCGTTCGTGAGCGGGGTCGCCGCGCTCGTGCGCGCCTACCACCCGACGCTGACCGCCCCACAGGTGCTGCACCGGTTGGAGGCCACAGCGGACCGGCCGCCGGCGAACGCGCCCGATCCGGGTTTCGGCTGGGGCACGGTGAATCCGCTCGCGGCCGTGACGGCGATCCTGCCGGAGGAGGGGCCGCTGGGCGCGGTGGCCGCCGCGGCGCCGCCGCCCGCGCCGGCCCCGCGTCCGATCGTGCCGGACGAGATCACCGGCCTGCTGGTGACGCTCAGCGTGCTCGGCACGGCGCTGGTGGCAGCGGCGGTGTGCCTGGCCGTGCGGCTGGTCCCCAGCGGAATGCGCCGTCGGTGGCGGCCGGCCCGCCGCGTGGCGGTGGTCTCGACCGAGGAATTCTGA
- a CDS encoding MbtH family protein: MRWDGQLERLGVDTSANPFDDDARHHLVLVNDEDQHSLWPCVAEAPAGWAVVHGPASRAECLAYVEQNWTDIRPRSLR, encoded by the coding sequence ATGCGGTGGGACGGCCAGCTGGAACGCCTCGGGGTCGACACGAGCGCCAATCCGTTCGACGACGACGCCCGCCACCATCTGGTGCTGGTCAACGACGAGGACCAGCACTCGCTGTGGCCGTGCGTCGCCGAGGCGCCGGCGGGGTGGGCCGTGGTGCACGGGCCGGCCAGCCGTGCGGAGTGCCTCGCCTACGTCGAGCAGAACTGGACGGACATCCGTCCACGCAGCCTGCGCTGA
- a CDS encoding substrate-binding domain-containing protein: MQLGRIVPLVVAGLLASACTGGPQNAVVNQAVTERIALVPPGIHDALADARRRVADSLEGRSGFVPPAQGPRAQRKGGTIAYVAADLTNGGVTAVGAAVTEAAGEIGWHVMTLDGKGTAQGRADALDRAVTIRPDGIVLGGFDATEQAATIRQAAALGIPVVGWHAGPAPGPIPAAGVFANVTTDPLQVAWLAAAYAVADSNGTAGVVVLTDSTYQVAARKAEAMRAYLGLCSGCAVLSAEDSPIGDADISMTGLVSSLLRRDGSRLGYLLAVNGNYFGAAKPELNNAGKPAAGPPVAVAAGDGDAAEFQRVRDGDHQAATVAEPLVLQGWQVVDELNRALAGRPSSGFVATPALITRRNVPAGDVFDPPSGYRDVYRKMWNGS, from the coding sequence GTGCAGCTCGGCAGGATCGTTCCGCTGGTGGTCGCCGGGCTGCTCGCCTCGGCGTGCACCGGCGGCCCCCAGAACGCCGTCGTGAACCAGGCCGTGACCGAACGGATCGCCTTGGTGCCGCCGGGAATTCACGATGCGCTGGCCGATGCGCGGCGGCGCGTGGCGGACAGCCTCGAAGGTAGGTCCGGGTTCGTGCCGCCCGCGCAGGGACCGCGGGCGCAGCGCAAGGGCGGCACCATCGCCTACGTCGCGGCCGACCTGACCAACGGCGGCGTCACCGCCGTCGGCGCCGCCGTCACCGAAGCCGCCGGCGAGATCGGCTGGCACGTCATGACGCTCGACGGCAAGGGCACCGCCCAGGGGCGTGCCGACGCGCTGGACCGGGCCGTCACGATCCGGCCCGACGGGATCGTGCTCGGCGGGTTCGACGCCACCGAGCAGGCCGCCACCATCAGGCAGGCCGCGGCCCTCGGCATCCCGGTCGTCGGCTGGCACGCGGGTCCGGCCCCGGGGCCCATTCCCGCCGCCGGCGTGTTCGCCAACGTCACCACCGATCCGCTCCAGGTGGCGTGGCTGGCCGCGGCTTACGCGGTGGCCGACTCCAACGGCACTGCCGGCGTGGTGGTGTTGACGGACTCGACGTACCAGGTCGCGGCGCGCAAGGCGGAGGCGATGCGGGCATACCTCGGCCTGTGCTCGGGTTGCGCCGTGCTGTCCGCCGAGGACTCCCCGATCGGGGACGCCGACATCAGTATGACCGGGCTGGTTTCCTCGCTGCTGCGGCGTGACGGCAGCAGGCTCGGTTACCTGCTGGCGGTCAACGGCAACTACTTCGGAGCCGCCAAGCCGGAACTGAACAACGCGGGCAAGCCGGCGGCCGGTCCGCCCGTGGCGGTGGCGGCCGGCGACGGCGACGCGGCGGAGTTCCAGCGCGTCCGGGACGGCGACCACCAGGCCGCGACCGTGGCCGAACCGTTGGTGCTGCAGGGTTGGCAGGTGGTCGACGAGCTCAACCGCGCCCTCGCCGGCCGCCCGTCGTCCGGGTTCGTCGCCACGCCGGCGCTGATCACCCGCCGGAACGTGCCCGCGGGCGACGTCTTCGACCCGCCGTCGGGCTACCGGGACGTCTACCGGAAGATGTGGAACGGCTCATGA
- a CDS encoding LuxR C-terminal-related transcriptional regulator, whose amino-acid sequence MTRPLGPPLIAMVGPCGIGLSTTLDEIRAALHERGAHVVTMQFTRNSSDLPGPLGAPRLPAASELLAKDNAALLVDDAQWVDGETLGRLESLVRKLVGTRARCVCAIRLTAPPAPGSAGQAVLSQLVHEGLAEIVHLRPLGDAELAALMSERFGAKPSPELVRHLRRLTRNRPKALTTALEAYQRSNAIRVVDRHAYLAHPDVTPALPDNHELPLYVRRMGNAAWTVAKAMAVLNPLGDAAVRLAAETTGLTESEVDAALDLLRSQGILRHLAGTGRWVFRLPLVEAVLIDQLGPYERRRLAQAAVTAVWDGRARCEDPDYLADQLVNAGRMVDGERARTELLARVRETNGAGRVETWLRAAADLTPDRAQRAAILLEHAGVCAVRGKVAECLETTHTLLHDLPDQLPPDLLQDVHLAHVTALHATGDFATTEQIACGEWWPWAGRPVERVVTRAAALSLLGRWQQARDLLAGTEHVWRGCPTAVHHATVLGSLAGLWLGDRDQFDRGLAALCECGADDRRRQRQMTHYVGALLAIGDRQGAERLLAEDSRPPEWSRLAEQAVLAARRGRFDAAVEFTRTRIVRGPSFGYGPVAVAMVQAAAVIHLARGRITRARELLAGGRSTHPVLPHVLAGPEAWIATMLGEHQRARATVREALDTADRDGVLAGTDELWFAAFKLAHAEGDLADARSCLHRAEAVVDGLGTVRAEIYRLLIRAALEPGSGFGAEALRLARELSEPLQLVTTIEHVVQVDAAEPHLLTEAYEILGGLDALLLRAWSRTLMRKHNIAVPGRQSTVAENERLLAVLVAEGLGNKQLATVLRASEKSVEGRLSRLFSRTGYRSRVELAVAILNGEFEV is encoded by the coding sequence GTGACCCGGCCGCTGGGGCCACCGCTGATCGCGATGGTCGGCCCCTGCGGAATCGGGTTGAGCACCACTCTGGACGAGATCCGCGCGGCACTGCACGAGCGCGGCGCGCACGTCGTGACGATGCAGTTCACCCGCAACTCGTCCGATCTGCCCGGGCCGCTGGGGGCGCCCCGACTTCCGGCCGCGAGCGAGTTGCTCGCCAAGGACAACGCGGCGCTCCTGGTGGACGACGCGCAATGGGTCGACGGCGAGACGCTCGGTCGGCTGGAGTCATTGGTCCGCAAGCTCGTCGGCACGCGGGCGCGCTGCGTCTGCGCGATCAGGCTGACCGCTCCCCCGGCGCCGGGGTCCGCGGGTCAGGCCGTGCTGTCCCAGCTGGTGCACGAGGGGCTGGCCGAGATCGTGCACCTGCGCCCGCTCGGCGACGCCGAACTGGCCGCGCTGATGAGCGAGCGATTCGGCGCGAAGCCCTCCCCGGAACTCGTGCGGCATCTGCGCCGGCTCACCCGGAACCGGCCGAAGGCACTCACCACGGCGCTGGAGGCGTACCAGCGCAGCAACGCCATTCGCGTCGTGGACCGACACGCGTACCTGGCCCACCCCGACGTCACGCCCGCCCTTCCGGACAACCATGAGCTGCCGTTGTACGTGCGGCGGATGGGCAACGCCGCGTGGACGGTGGCCAAGGCGATGGCGGTGCTCAACCCGCTGGGCGACGCGGCGGTGCGGCTGGCCGCCGAGACGACCGGGCTGACCGAGTCCGAGGTCGACGCCGCGCTGGATCTGTTGCGGTCCCAGGGAATCCTGCGGCACCTGGCCGGGACGGGACGCTGGGTCTTCCGGCTGCCCCTGGTCGAGGCGGTGCTGATCGACCAGCTCGGCCCGTACGAGCGCCGACGGCTCGCCCAGGCCGCGGTGACGGCGGTGTGGGACGGCCGGGCGCGGTGCGAGGACCCGGACTACCTGGCGGACCAACTGGTGAACGCCGGGCGCATGGTCGACGGCGAGCGAGCCAGGACCGAACTGCTCGCCCGGGTGCGGGAGACGAACGGGGCGGGCCGCGTCGAGACGTGGCTGCGGGCGGCCGCCGACCTGACCCCGGACCGCGCGCAGCGGGCCGCGATCCTGCTGGAACACGCCGGGGTCTGCGCCGTCCGGGGCAAGGTCGCCGAATGCCTGGAGACCACGCACACGCTGCTGCACGACCTGCCCGACCAGCTGCCACCGGACCTGCTGCAGGACGTGCACCTGGCGCACGTCACCGCGTTGCACGCCACCGGCGACTTCGCCACCACCGAGCAGATCGCGTGCGGTGAGTGGTGGCCGTGGGCCGGACGTCCGGTGGAACGGGTCGTCACCCGGGCCGCGGCGCTCTCCCTGCTGGGACGGTGGCAGCAGGCACGCGACCTGCTGGCGGGCACCGAGCACGTCTGGCGGGGCTGTCCCACGGCCGTCCACCACGCGACCGTGCTCGGGTCGCTGGCGGGCCTGTGGCTGGGCGACCGCGACCAGTTCGACCGGGGCTTGGCCGCGCTGTGTGAGTGCGGGGCCGACGACCGGCGTCGTCAGCGCCAGATGACGCACTACGTGGGGGCGCTGCTGGCCATCGGCGACCGGCAGGGGGCGGAGCGGCTGCTCGCCGAGGACAGCCGACCCCCGGAGTGGTCGCGGCTGGCCGAGCAGGCGGTGCTGGCCGCTCGACGCGGTCGGTTCGACGCCGCCGTCGAGTTCACCCGCACACGCATCGTGCGTGGACCCTCCTTCGGGTACGGGCCGGTGGCGGTCGCCATGGTCCAGGCCGCCGCGGTGATCCATCTGGCGCGCGGCCGAATCACACGGGCCCGCGAGTTGCTGGCCGGCGGCCGGTCCACGCACCCGGTGCTGCCGCACGTGCTGGCCGGCCCCGAGGCGTGGATCGCGACCATGCTGGGCGAGCACCAGCGCGCTCGCGCCACGGTGCGAGAGGCACTCGACACCGCGGACCGGGACGGCGTGCTGGCCGGAACCGACGAACTCTGGTTCGCCGCGTTCAAGCTGGCGCACGCCGAGGGAGACCTGGCCGACGCCCGCTCGTGCCTGCACCGGGCCGAGGCCGTGGTGGACGGGTTGGGCACCGTCCGGGCGGAGATCTACCGCCTGCTGATCCGGGCGGCGCTCGAACCGGGATCCGGGTTCGGCGCGGAGGCGCTGCGACTGGCCCGGGAACTCTCCGAGCCGCTCCAGCTCGTCACCACCATCGAGCATGTCGTCCAGGTCGACGCCGCCGAACCGCACCTGCTGACCGAAGCCTACGAGATCCTGGGCGGTCTCGACGCCCTGCTGCTGCGCGCGTGGTCACGAACCCTCATGCGCAAACACAACATCGCGGTGCCCGGCCGCCAGTCCACGGTCGCGGAGAACGAACGGCTGCTGGCGGTGCTCGTGGCCGAGGGCCTGGGCAACAAGCAGTTGGCGACGGTGCTGCGGGCCAGCGAGAAGAGCGTCGAGGGCAGGCTGTCCCGGCTGTTCTCCCGCACGGGCTACCGGTCCCGGGTGGAGTTGGCGGTGGCGATCCTGAACGGCGAGTTCGAGGTCTGA
- the eccCa gene encoding type VII secretion protein EccCa, translating to MATEVFTRKARRPGPTAPNDEIELQPPPAVPETTGGGVSAILMYAPMGLSSLAMVLMFVRPGSGALAYVGGGLMLVAAVGMLVAQLLRSGVDHKEKLHGDRRDYVRYLGQLRARMRSALSQQHKAALWVHPDPRSLWSMAMGYRLWERRPMHEDFGEVRIGLGRQRGSTKLLPPDSKPLEDLEPLCAHALRRFIRAYSTLDNAPIAAYLRGFARLQLQGYPEQVRGLVRAMLAQLATAHSPGEARIAVCVNEESRAHWDWVKWLPHTQDLDSRDATGARRLVADSITELEKLLGGVEFTGRPPFEPDSPVSANEPFVVLVIDGVSLPADHRVGEESYRNTIVIDLSGALSWQQRPHTLHLQVADGQLSTVAFDRLGKPSPTPLCRADSLSLQGADALARLLARYRVGEAQDNEEPLASDYELPTLLGLGDLRTFDPVSYRRSRSSARRRLRVPIGMTSTGTPIELDIKESAEGGMGPHGLLIGATGSGKSELLRTLVLAMAATHSSEELNLVLVDFKGGAAFLGFDELPHTSAVITNLADELELVDRMQDALAGELNRRQELLRAAGNYASRRDYEAARAQGAPLEPMPALFIVVDEFSEMLASKPEFVDVFAMIGRLGRSLGVHLLLASQRLDEGRISKIESHLSYRIGLRTFSAMESRSVLGVPDAYELPNSPGNGFLRPDTQTLIRFKGAYSSGPYRAPVAKRLRRAEVEQALVAFGTEYVAPQAVREPTEEETAQPAEATSTMLEVLIGRLRGIGPVAHQVWLPPLKRPATLDQLLPPLVDHPELGPRPVGDYDTSTLSVPVGLIDLPALQRRDLLVAELAGARGNVGITGGPQSGKSTLLRTLISALALTHTAAEVQFYCLDFGGTLSALAKLPHMGSLASRLDRDRVTRTVLEMCNLLERREQLFAQHNIDSMSSYRRARRQGMFTDVDPYGDVFLVVDGWYTVRQDYEELEDRFSELAARGLGFGIHLVVGTNRWSEMRPWLRDVLGTRFELRLGDPLESEVNSRLAATVPAIPGRGITTDRMHFLTALPRIDGTSTTDDVAEATAELAESLDLPSAPRAPKVRLLPAELRVGELPPPTAATPELDLTMALGIEDVGLNPQWHDFDVNPHLLVFGDAECGKTNLLRHIATSVAAHYGPDEGRVMFVDFRRELHDAVPQDNQINYTVSSEGLTESIREVAELLQSRVPGPEISPSRLRKRDWWTGGRLFILIDDFELTETGGYNDPLEPLLPLLPQGADVGLHLVMARSTANAGRAMMNPVVRRLWELGSAVMMFSCPKDEGVFIGNVRPRTLPVGRAQYVNRRRSVNLVQTPLVRD from the coding sequence GTGGCCACCGAGGTGTTCACGCGAAAGGCGCGGCGGCCCGGGCCGACCGCGCCCAACGACGAGATCGAGCTGCAGCCGCCGCCCGCGGTGCCGGAGACCACGGGCGGCGGGGTCTCGGCGATCCTGATGTACGCGCCGATGGGCCTGAGCTCGCTGGCGATGGTGCTGATGTTCGTCCGCCCCGGCTCCGGCGCGCTGGCCTACGTGGGCGGCGGGCTGATGCTCGTCGCCGCCGTCGGCATGCTCGTGGCCCAGCTGCTGCGGTCGGGGGTGGACCACAAGGAGAAGCTGCACGGCGACCGCCGGGACTACGTCCGCTACCTCGGGCAGCTGCGGGCCCGGATGCGCTCCGCCCTGTCCCAGCAGCACAAGGCCGCCCTGTGGGTGCACCCCGACCCGCGGTCGCTGTGGTCGATGGCGATGGGTTACCGGCTGTGGGAGCGCCGCCCCATGCACGAGGACTTCGGCGAGGTCCGGATCGGGCTGGGCCGGCAGCGCGGCTCGACGAAGCTGCTGCCGCCCGACTCCAAGCCGCTGGAGGACCTCGAACCGCTGTGCGCCCACGCGCTGCGCCGGTTCATCCGCGCGTACTCCACGCTGGACAACGCCCCCATCGCGGCCTACCTGCGCGGTTTCGCCCGGTTGCAGCTGCAGGGCTACCCGGAGCAGGTGCGCGGCCTGGTCCGGGCGATGCTGGCCCAGCTCGCCACCGCGCACAGCCCCGGTGAGGCGCGCATCGCGGTGTGCGTGAACGAGGAGTCGCGTGCGCACTGGGACTGGGTGAAGTGGCTGCCGCACACCCAGGACCTGGACAGCCGGGACGCGACCGGCGCTCGGCGGCTGGTCGCCGACAGCATCACCGAGTTGGAGAAACTGCTCGGCGGCGTCGAGTTCACCGGCCGTCCCCCGTTCGAACCGGACAGCCCGGTCAGCGCCAACGAGCCGTTCGTGGTGCTGGTGATCGACGGTGTCTCGCTGCCCGCGGACCACCGTGTCGGCGAGGAGTCCTACCGCAACACGATCGTCATCGACCTGTCCGGCGCGTTGTCCTGGCAGCAGCGCCCGCACACGTTGCACCTGCAGGTGGCCGACGGGCAGCTCAGCACCGTCGCGTTCGACCGGCTCGGCAAGCCGTCCCCGACTCCGCTGTGCCGGGCGGACTCGCTCAGCCTGCAGGGCGCCGACGCGCTGGCCCGGCTGCTGGCCCGCTATCGCGTCGGCGAGGCGCAGGACAACGAGGAGCCACTGGCCAGCGACTACGAGCTGCCCACCCTGCTCGGTCTCGGCGACCTGCGCACGTTCGACCCGGTCTCCTACCGGCGGTCCAGGTCCAGCGCCCGCCGGCGGCTGCGGGTGCCGATCGGCATGACGTCCACGGGAACGCCGATCGAGCTGGACATCAAGGAGTCGGCCGAGGGCGGCATGGGGCCGCACGGGCTGCTCATCGGGGCTACCGGGTCCGGCAAGAGCGAGCTGCTGCGGACGCTGGTGTTGGCCATGGCGGCGACGCATTCGTCCGAGGAACTCAACCTGGTGCTGGTCGACTTCAAGGGCGGTGCGGCGTTCCTCGGCTTCGACGAGCTGCCGCACACGTCGGCGGTCATCACCAACCTGGCCGACGAGCTGGAGCTGGTCGACCGCATGCAGGACGCGCTGGCCGGCGAGCTCAACCGCCGGCAGGAGCTGCTGCGCGCGGCCGGGAACTACGCGTCCCGCCGCGACTACGAGGCCGCCCGCGCGCAGGGCGCACCGCTGGAGCCGATGCCCGCGCTGTTCATCGTGGTGGACGAGTTCAGCGAGATGCTGGCCAGCAAGCCGGAGTTCGTCGACGTGTTCGCCATGATCGGGCGGCTCGGCCGAAGCCTCGGCGTGCACCTGCTGCTGGCCAGCCAGCGGCTCGACGAGGGGCGGATCAGCAAGATCGAGAGCCACCTGTCCTACCGGATCGGCCTGCGCACCTTCTCGGCCATGGAGAGCCGCAGCGTGCTCGGCGTGCCCGACGCGTACGAGCTGCCCAACAGCCCCGGCAACGGCTTCCTGCGGCCGGACACGCAGACGCTGATCCGGTTCAAGGGCGCCTACAGTTCCGGGCCGTACCGGGCGCCCGTCGCGAAGCGGCTGCGGCGGGCCGAGGTGGAACAGGCCCTGGTCGCCTTCGGCACCGAGTACGTCGCGCCGCAGGCGGTGCGGGAACCAACGGAGGAGGAGACCGCACAGCCGGCCGAGGCAACCTCGACCATGCTGGAGGTCCTGATCGGACGGCTGCGCGGCATCGGGCCGGTGGCGCACCAGGTGTGGCTCCCGCCGCTGAAGCGGCCGGCCACACTCGACCAGCTGCTGCCACCGCTGGTGGACCACCCCGAGCTGGGCCCCCGCCCGGTCGGCGACTACGACACCTCGACGCTGTCGGTTCCGGTCGGCCTGATCGACCTGCCGGCGCTGCAGCGGCGTGACCTGCTGGTCGCCGAACTGGCCGGGGCCAGGGGCAACGTCGGCATCACCGGCGGTCCGCAGAGCGGCAAGAGCACGCTGCTGCGCACACTGATCAGCGCGCTCGCGTTGACGCACACCGCCGCCGAGGTCCAGTTCTACTGCCTGGACTTCGGCGGAACGCTCAGCGCGCTGGCGAAACTGCCGCACATGGGCAGTCTGGCCAGCCGGCTGGACCGCGACCGGGTCACCCGCACGGTGCTGGAGATGTGCAACCTGTTGGAGCGACGCGAACAACTGTTCGCGCAGCACAACATCGACTCGATGAGCAGCTACCGCCGGGCGCGGCGTCAGGGCATGTTCACCGACGTCGACCCGTACGGCGACGTGTTCCTCGTCGTGGACGGCTGGTACACGGTCCGGCAGGACTACGAGGAGCTGGAGGACCGGTTCAGCGAGCTCGCCGCCCGCGGCCTCGGCTTCGGCATCCACCTGGTCGTCGGCACCAACCGGTGGTCGGAGATGCGGCCGTGGCTGCGCGACGTCCTGGGCACCCGGTTCGAGCTGCGGCTGGGCGACCCGCTCGAGTCGGAGGTCAACAGCAGGCTCGCGGCCACCGTGCCGGCGATCCCGGGCCGGGGCATCACCACCGACCGGATGCACTTCCTGACCGCGCTGCCCCGCATCGACGGGACGAGCACCACCGACGACGTGGCCGAGGCGACCGCCGAGTTGGCGGAGTCGCTCGACCTGCCCTCGGCGCCCCGCGCGCCGAAGGTGCGGCTGCTGCCGGCCGAACTGCGGGTCGGCGAACTGCCTCCGCCCACCGCCGCCACGCCGGAGCTGGACCTGACGATGGCGCTGGGCATCGAGGACGTCGGCCTGAACCCGCAGTGGCACGACTTCGACGTCAACCCGCACCTGCTGGTCTTCGGCGACGCCGAGTGCGGGAAGACGAACTTGTTGCGGCACATCGCCACCTCGGTGGCCGCCCACTACGGTCCCGACGAGGGCCGCGTGATGTTCGTGGACTTCCGCCGTGAGCTGCACGACGCCGTTCCCCAGGACAACCAGATCAACTACACGGTCAGCAGCGAAGGGTTGACCGAGTCGATCCGGGAGGTGGCGGAGCTGCTGCAGAGCCGGGTGCCGGGCCCGGAGATCTCCCCGAGCCGGCTGCGCAAGCGCGACTGGTGGACCGGCGGTCGCCTGTTCATCCTGATCGACGACTTCGAGCTGACCGAGACCGGCGGCTACAACGATCCGCTGGAGCCGCTGCTGCCGCTGCTGCCGCAGGGCGCCGATGTCGGGCTGCACCTGGTCATGGCCCGCAGCACCGCGAACGCCGGCCGTGCGATGATGAACCCGGTGGTGCGCCGGCTGTGGGAGCTGGGCAGCGCGGTGATGATGTTCTCCTGCCCCAAGGACGAGGGCGTGTTCATCGGCAACGTGCGGCCGAGGACGCTACCGGTGGGTCGGGCGCAGTACGTCAACCGGCGCCGGTCGGTGAACCTGGTGCAGACCCCGCTCGTGCGGGACTGA
- the eccD gene encoding type VII secretion integral membrane protein EccD, translating into MLGDKAVDVALPDDVQLVDLLPSILAQFGKDRIEESVDHEGWVAQRLGEPPLDEDRSPAELNLVDGDTVYLRPRGEEMAPLDYDDLVDGVAERVRADAGRWSPDRTRWMLRVAAAAALLTAPVVLLVGPHAEPFWPLPFVLALAMVVGAAGLARAKGKVVDATLLAVIALGYAGVAGWLGARALDSAGPVAIRIVCAVAGTILVVVLALVAVADSVLVFIPVLVFAVLLLVPAVIWASSGLARHEAAAIGIAVNLVLSLFAPGTAFRLGGLRLPMLPTESHEVREDIEPVPHQVVLDRSAVVFGYLKALYLGYGGAQAVLLVALTVAGGQWPLILAGVCALLLFLRSRHLNGVVPRSAVLAPAACTVLAVALRLAFGGDPVYRVLAVLTPLVAVGAMLLVLSTVLPGKRLRPYWGRAVDILEYATAIAVLPVLLAVLDVYAWVRGLSG; encoded by the coding sequence GTGCTCGGTGACAAGGCGGTGGACGTCGCGCTGCCGGACGACGTGCAGCTGGTCGATCTGCTGCCGTCGATCCTGGCCCAGTTCGGAAAGGATCGGATCGAGGAGAGCGTCGATCACGAGGGGTGGGTGGCGCAGCGGCTGGGCGAGCCGCCGTTGGACGAGGATCGCTCGCCTGCCGAGCTGAACCTGGTCGACGGCGACACCGTCTACCTGCGACCCCGGGGCGAGGAGATGGCCCCGCTGGACTACGACGACCTGGTGGACGGAGTGGCCGAGCGCGTCCGGGCCGACGCCGGCCGGTGGTCGCCCGACCGTACCAGGTGGATGCTGCGCGTCGCGGCCGCCGCGGCGTTGCTGACGGCGCCGGTGGTCCTGCTGGTCGGACCGCACGCGGAGCCGTTCTGGCCACTGCCCTTCGTACTGGCGCTGGCGATGGTGGTCGGGGCGGCGGGACTGGCCCGGGCCAAGGGAAAAGTGGTCGATGCCACGCTGCTCGCGGTGATCGCGCTCGGCTACGCCGGCGTGGCCGGCTGGCTCGGGGCTCGGGCGTTGGACTCGGCCGGCCCGGTGGCGATCCGCATCGTCTGCGCGGTCGCCGGCACGATTCTGGTTGTCGTGCTGGCGCTCGTCGCGGTCGCCGACTCCGTCCTCGTCTTCATCCCCGTGCTCGTGTTCGCGGTGTTGCTGCTCGTGCCGGCGGTGATCTGGGCATCGTCCGGCCTTGCCCGCCACGAGGCGGCGGCGATCGGGATCGCGGTGAACCTGGTGCTGAGCCTGTTCGCGCCCGGCACCGCGTTCCGCCTCGGCGGCCTGCGGTTGCCCATGCTGCCCACCGAGTCCCACGAGGTGCGGGAGGACATCGAACCGGTGCCGCACCAGGTGGTGCTCGACCGCAGTGCAGTGGTGTTCGGGTACCTCAAGGCGCTGTACCTCGGTTACGGCGGCGCTCAGGCGGTGTTGCTCGTCGCACTGACCGTCGCGGGTGGACAGTGGCCGCTGATCCTCGCCGGTGTCTGCGCGCTCCTGCTGTTCCTACGGTCCCGCCACCTGAACGGGGTCGTGCCGAGGTCGGCCGTGCTTGCTCCGGCCGCCTGCACCGTGCTGGCCGTCGCGCTGCGACTGGCCTTCGGCGGCGACCCGGTGTACCGCGTGCTGGCGGTGCTCACGCCACTGGTGGCGGTCGGGGCCATGCTGCTCGTGCTCAGCACAGTGTTGCCGGGTAAGCGGTTGCGGCCGTACTGGGGACGCGCCGTCGACATCCTCGAGTACGCCACCGCGATCGCCGTGCTGCCGGTGCTGCTCGCGGTGCTCGACGTGTACGCCTGGGTTCGGGGGTTGAGCGGCTGA